In Kitasatospora sp. NBC_00240, the following are encoded in one genomic region:
- a CDS encoding hemolysin family protein: protein MSGESTSFILGAVLLTGVGWLAACAEAGISRVSRFRAEEAVRAGRRGSDRMLTLASDPIRYLNLATLIRVASEMAAAVMVTVVCVRNVEPTWQAVLLAFGVMVLVSFVAVGVSPRTIGRQHPLSTVTAAAFVLLPLARILGPIPRLLILTGNALTPGKGYREGPFASEAELRALVDLAEKDDLIEDDERRMVHSVFELGDTIVREVMVPRTDLVMIERHKTVRQALTLALRSGFSRIPVVGDNEDDVVGMVYLKDLVRLTHINRDAESEPVGGMMRPAVFIPDSKPAGDLLREMQQMRSHVAIVIDEYGGTAGLVTIEDILEEIVGEITDEYDREIAPVEDLGDGSYRITARLLVEDLGDLFGIELEDEDVETVGGLLAKHLGRVPIPGSACEIPLPEDAGTDLTAILLTAESSAGRRNRIGTVVAAPVRPADDGHGEDGDRPDGR, encoded by the coding sequence GGTTCCGTGCCGAGGAGGCCGTCCGGGCCGGGCGGCGCGGCTCCGACCGGATGCTGACGCTGGCCTCCGACCCGATCCGCTACCTCAACCTGGCGACCCTGATCCGGGTGGCCAGCGAGATGGCGGCGGCGGTCATGGTCACCGTGGTCTGCGTCCGTAACGTGGAGCCGACCTGGCAGGCCGTGCTGCTGGCGTTCGGGGTGATGGTGCTGGTGTCCTTCGTCGCGGTCGGCGTCTCGCCGCGCACGATCGGCCGCCAGCACCCGCTGAGCACCGTCACGGCGGCGGCCTTCGTGCTGCTGCCGCTGGCCCGGATCCTCGGCCCGATCCCGCGGCTGCTGATCCTGACCGGCAACGCGCTCACCCCCGGCAAGGGGTACCGGGAGGGGCCGTTCGCCTCCGAGGCGGAGCTGCGGGCGCTGGTCGACCTGGCCGAGAAGGACGACCTGATCGAGGACGACGAGCGCCGGATGGTGCACTCGGTCTTCGAGCTGGGTGACACCATCGTGCGCGAGGTGATGGTGCCGCGCACCGACCTGGTGATGATCGAGCGGCACAAGACCGTCCGGCAGGCTCTCACGCTGGCGCTGCGCTCCGGCTTCTCGCGGATCCCGGTGGTCGGCGACAACGAGGACGACGTGGTCGGCATGGTCTACCTCAAGGACCTCGTACGCCTCACCCACATCAACCGTGACGCGGAGTCCGAGCCGGTCGGCGGCATGATGCGCCCGGCCGTCTTCATCCCCGACAGCAAGCCGGCCGGCGACCTGCTGCGCGAGATGCAGCAGATGCGCTCGCACGTCGCGATCGTGATCGACGAGTACGGCGGCACGGCCGGCCTGGTCACCATCGAGGACATCCTGGAGGAGATCGTCGGTGAGATCACCGACGAGTACGACCGGGAGATCGCACCCGTCGAGGACCTCGGCGACGGCTCGTACCGGATCACCGCCCGGCTGCTCGTCGAGGACCTCGGCGACCTGTTCGGCATCGAGCTGGAGGACGAGGACGTCGAGACCGTCGGCGGCCTGCTCGCCAAGCACCTCGGCCGGGTGCCGATCCCCGGCTCCGCCTGCGAGATACCGCTGCCGGAGGACGCCGGCACCGACCTCACCGCCATCCTGCTGACCGCCGAGAGCTCGGCCGGCCGGCGCAACCGGATCGGCACCGTGGTCGCCGCCCCGGTCCGCCCGGCGGACGACGGCCACGGCGAGGACGGCGACCGGCCCGACGGGCGCTGA
- a CDS encoding DUF4383 domain-containing protein has translation MKLQDELPVDHRLATVYRIGAGLGGAFLVVFGILGLTGHPGFLSTDGDQVVGLSTNGALSVLSVVMGVVLIGGAVVGGNVASNVNMIVGVLFVLSGFYGLTVLGRPDANILNFRMSNILFAFIFGFVVLTFGMYGRVSSHLPLDNPYWQKRHREEQPLPSGPPAFVKILKPGPPNPFGH, from the coding sequence ATGAAACTGCAAGACGAACTGCCCGTCGACCACCGGCTGGCCACGGTCTACCGGATCGGCGCGGGGCTGGGCGGGGCGTTCCTGGTGGTCTTCGGGATCCTCGGGCTGACCGGCCATCCGGGCTTCCTGTCCACCGACGGCGACCAGGTGGTCGGACTGTCGACCAACGGCGCGCTCAGCGTGCTCTCGGTGGTGATGGGCGTGGTGCTGATCGGCGGCGCGGTGGTGGGCGGCAACGTCGCCTCGAATGTCAACATGATCGTCGGCGTGCTGTTCGTGCTGTCCGGCTTCTACGGTCTGACGGTGCTCGGCCGGCCCGATGCGAACATCCTCAACTTCCGGATGTCCAACATCCTGTTCGCTTTCATCTTCGGTTTCGTGGTGCTGACCTTCGGGATGTACGGCCGAGTCAGCAGCCACCTGCCGCTGGACAACCCGTACTGGCAGAAGCGCCACCGCGAGGAGCAGCCGCTGCCCTCCGGCCCGCCGGCCTTCGTCAAGATCCTCAAGCCCGGGCCGCCGAACCCGTTCGGGCACTGA
- a CDS encoding cytidine deaminase: MSDVTELDPEDKKIITLARSARARNGVAEGAAVRDENGRTYVAGTVALESLKLSALQTAVAMAVASGARSLEAAAVVTEAGQPAEADLAAVRDLGGAGTPVLLAGPDGALRVAAEAR; encoded by the coding sequence ATGAGTGATGTCACCGAGCTGGACCCTGAGGACAAGAAGATCATCACCCTGGCCCGTTCCGCCCGCGCCCGCAACGGCGTGGCGGAGGGGGCCGCGGTGCGCGACGAGAACGGCCGCACCTACGTCGCCGGCACGGTCGCCCTGGAGTCGCTGAAGCTCAGCGCGCTGCAGACGGCCGTGGCGATGGCGGTGGCCAGCGGGGCACGCAGCCTGGAGGCGGCCGCCGTGGTCACCGAGGCCGGGCAGCCCGCCGAGGCCGACCTGGCCGCCGTGCGCGACCTCGGCGGCGCCGGCACCCCGGTGCTGCTGGCGGGCCCGGACGGCGCCCTGCGGGTGGCCGCCGAGGCCCGCTGA
- the era gene encoding GTPase Era, with product MSVTSPSQAGTYRSGFACFVGRPNAGKSTLTNALVGTKVAITSDRPQTTRHTVRGIVHRPDAQLVLVDTPGLHKPRTLLGERLNDLVRSTWAEVDVIGFCLPADQKLGPGDKFIAKELAEVKKTPKVAIVTKTDLVDSKALAAQLIAIHQLGLELGIEWAEIVPVSAVADTQVGLLADLLTPLLPAGPPLYPDGDLTDEPELVMVAELIREAALEGVRDELPHSLAVVVEEMIPREGRPADRPLLDIHANVYIERQSQKAIVIGAKGARLKHVGTTARKHIEALLGTPVYLDLHVKVAKDWQRDPKQLRKLGF from the coding sequence ATGAGCGTTACTTCCCCCTCCCAGGCCGGCACCTACCGATCCGGCTTCGCGTGCTTCGTCGGCCGCCCCAACGCGGGCAAGTCGACCCTGACCAACGCCCTGGTGGGGACGAAGGTCGCGATCACCTCCGACCGCCCCCAGACCACCCGGCACACCGTTCGCGGCATCGTGCACCGCCCGGACGCCCAGCTCGTGCTGGTCGACACCCCCGGCCTGCACAAGCCCCGCACCCTGCTCGGCGAGCGCCTCAACGACCTGGTCCGCAGCACCTGGGCGGAGGTCGACGTGATCGGCTTCTGCCTCCCGGCCGACCAGAAGCTCGGCCCCGGCGACAAGTTCATCGCCAAGGAGCTCGCCGAGGTCAAGAAGACGCCCAAGGTCGCCATCGTCACCAAGACCGACCTGGTCGACTCCAAGGCGCTGGCCGCCCAGCTGATCGCCATCCACCAGCTCGGCCTGGAACTCGGCATCGAGTGGGCCGAGATCGTTCCCGTCTCCGCCGTCGCCGACACCCAGGTCGGTCTGCTGGCCGACCTGCTCACCCCGCTGCTCCCGGCCGGCCCGCCGCTCTACCCGGACGGCGACCTCACCGACGAGCCCGAGCTGGTCATGGTCGCCGAGCTGATCCGCGAGGCGGCCCTGGAGGGTGTCCGCGACGAGCTGCCGCACTCGCTCGCCGTGGTGGTCGAGGAGATGATCCCGCGCGAGGGCCGCCCGGCGGACCGCCCCCTGCTGGACATCCACGCCAACGTGTACATCGAGCGGCAGAGCCAGAAGGCCATCGTGATCGGCGCCAAGGGTGCCCGCCTGAAGCATGTCGGCACCACCGCCCGCAAGCACATCGAGGCGCTGCTCGGCACGCCGGTCTACCTCGACCTGCATGTCAAGGTCGCCAAGGACTGGCAGCGCGACCCCAAGCAGCTGCGCAAGCTCGGTTTCTGA
- a CDS encoding protealysin inhibitor emfourin, translating to MRIHVTRTGGLAGRTRQAELDTAERTDAPHVHALAREAVVGGLRAPSYGVPDGFHYAITVDGRTVHCADPKLTDSQRELVSLVLREGA from the coding sequence ATGCGTATCCATGTGACCCGGACCGGCGGCCTCGCGGGCCGCACACGCCAAGCGGAGCTGGACACCGCCGAGCGCACGGACGCCCCGCACGTCCACGCCCTCGCCCGCGAGGCCGTGGTCGGCGGGCTGCGCGCGCCCTCGTACGGGGTGCCGGACGGCTTCCACTACGCCATCACCGTCGACGGGCGCACCGTGCACTGCGCCGATCCCAAACTGACCGACTCCCAGCGCGAACTGGTCTCGCTGGTGCTCCGCGAGGGCGCCTGA
- a CDS encoding M4 family metallopeptidase yields the protein MTPLPPRCSIVPPYVLDRLAEQGHAAAVRSLALDATHREARLVAPAPAPGPNHPRRVVRDARHTERLPGLTVRPEGAPPVADPCVNQAYDGLGATYALFSDVYGRPSIDGAGMRLDATVHYGEHYDNAFWDGQRMVFGDGDGVVFGDFTACVDVIGHELSHGVTQFTAGLAYHDQSGALNESLSDVFGSLVKQYALRQSADEADWLIGAGLLAPGVQGVALRSMKAPGTAYDDPRLGKDPQPAHLRDYVETAQDEGGVHINSGIPNHAFYLLATALGGPAWERAGRIWYDTLTTHRLTPDAGFTAFARATVAAATARYQDEAVANTVTAAWARVGISVG from the coding sequence ATGACTCCCCTCCCTCCGCGCTGCTCGATCGTCCCGCCCTACGTCCTGGACCGGCTCGCCGAACAGGGCCACGCGGCCGCCGTCCGCTCGCTCGCCCTCGACGCCACGCACCGCGAGGCCCGGCTGGTGGCACCGGCGCCCGCGCCCGGCCCGAACCATCCCCGGCGCGTCGTCCGCGACGCGCGGCACACCGAACGGCTGCCCGGTCTCACGGTGCGCCCGGAGGGCGCGCCGCCGGTCGCCGACCCCTGCGTCAACCAGGCCTACGACGGCCTGGGCGCGACCTACGCGCTGTTCTCCGACGTCTACGGCCGCCCCTCGATCGACGGCGCGGGGATGCGGCTGGACGCGACCGTCCACTACGGAGAGCACTACGACAACGCCTTCTGGGACGGCCAGCGGATGGTCTTCGGCGACGGGGACGGCGTCGTGTTCGGCGACTTCACCGCCTGCGTGGACGTCATAGGCCACGAACTCTCCCACGGCGTGACCCAGTTCACCGCCGGGCTGGCCTACCACGACCAGTCCGGCGCGCTCAACGAGTCGCTGTCCGACGTCTTCGGCTCGCTGGTCAAGCAGTACGCCCTGCGGCAGAGCGCCGACGAGGCCGACTGGCTGATCGGGGCCGGCCTGCTCGCCCCCGGCGTACAGGGCGTGGCCCTGCGCTCCATGAAGGCGCCCGGCACCGCGTACGACGACCCCCGGCTCGGCAAGGACCCGCAGCCGGCCCACCTGCGCGACTACGTCGAGACGGCGCAGGACGAGGGCGGCGTGCACATCAACTCCGGCATCCCCAACCACGCCTTCTACCTGCTCGCCACCGCCCTCGGCGGACCGGCCTGGGAGCGGGCCGGCCGGATCTGGTACGACACCCTGACCACCCACCGGCTGACGCCGGACGCCGGGTTCACCGCCTTCGCCCGGGCCACCGTGGCCGCCGCCACGGCCCGCTACCAGGACGAGGCGGTCGCCAACACGGTGACGGCGGCCTGGGCCAGGGTCGGCATCAGTGTCGGATGA